One Marinobacter panjinensis DNA segment encodes these proteins:
- a CDS encoding NADPH-dependent 2,4-dienoyl-CoA reductase, translated as MTASSSPGVARYPNLLEPLDLGFTRLRNRTLMGSMHTGLEEAKNGFERLAAFYAERARGGAGLIVTGGISPNLEGAVFQHAAKMSTPEEAERHKVITHAVHEAEGKICMQILHAGRYAYHPELVAPSAIQAPINPLKPKALDEAGIEKQIEDYVNCAALAREAGYDGVEIMGSEGYFINQFIVAHTNHRTDRWGGSYENRIRLPIEVVRRVRERVGSDFILIYRLSMLDLIEDGSTWEEVVQLAKEIEKAGATIINTGIGWHEARVPTIATSVPRGAFTKVTARLKDEVSIPLVTTNRINMPEVAEKILAEGDADMVSMARPFLADADLVLKAAQDRADEINTCIGCNQACLDHTFSGKLTSCLVNPRACHETELTYVKTATPKTIAVVGAGPAGLAFATVAAERGHKVTLFDAGSEVGGQFNVAKLIPGKEEFYETLRYYRVMLDKHGVDVRLNTRVDVEDLKAGGFDHVVLASGVSPRTPDIEGVDHPKVIGYLDALLGRKPVGQKVAVIGAGGIGFDVSEFIVHKGSSAALDPEHFMREWGVDLSVEHRGGIQGMEPEVPEPAREVYLLQRKTSKVGKNLGKTTGWIHRTSLKNRQVQMVPGVSYRKIDDEGLHITVTPKGAEQGEDRVLPVDTIVICAGQEPLRELQGGLEAAGVQVHLIGGADVAAELDAKRAIDQGSRLAAEL; from the coding sequence ATGACAGCATCATCATCACCAGGCGTTGCGCGCTACCCCAACCTGCTGGAGCCACTGGACCTGGGGTTTACCCGCCTTCGTAACCGTACCCTGATGGGCTCCATGCATACCGGCCTGGAAGAAGCAAAGAACGGCTTTGAGCGGCTTGCAGCCTTCTATGCCGAACGCGCCCGTGGCGGCGCCGGCCTGATTGTGACCGGTGGTATTTCTCCCAACCTGGAGGGCGCCGTATTTCAGCACGCGGCCAAGATGAGCACCCCGGAAGAAGCGGAAAGACATAAGGTGATCACCCATGCGGTGCATGAGGCCGAGGGAAAAATCTGTATGCAGATTCTTCATGCCGGCCGCTATGCCTATCATCCGGAACTGGTGGCACCCTCCGCTATACAGGCGCCCATCAACCCGTTGAAGCCGAAGGCACTGGACGAGGCGGGTATCGAGAAACAAATCGAGGACTACGTGAATTGTGCCGCTCTGGCCAGGGAAGCCGGGTACGACGGTGTGGAGATCATGGGCTCCGAAGGCTACTTCATCAACCAGTTCATTGTGGCTCACACCAACCACCGCACCGACCGGTGGGGCGGCAGTTACGAAAACCGTATTCGTCTGCCCATTGAGGTTGTTCGTCGGGTTCGTGAGCGTGTCGGCAGCGATTTCATCCTGATCTATCGCCTGTCGATGCTGGACCTCATCGAGGACGGCAGTACCTGGGAAGAGGTGGTGCAGCTGGCCAAGGAAATTGAAAAGGCCGGTGCTACCATCATCAATACCGGCATTGGCTGGCACGAAGCCCGGGTGCCGACCATCGCGACGTCGGTTCCCCGGGGCGCCTTCACCAAGGTCACGGCTCGCCTGAAAGATGAAGTCAGTATTCCCCTGGTGACCACCAACCGCATCAACATGCCGGAGGTGGCCGAGAAAATCCTCGCGGAAGGCGACGCCGACATGGTCTCCATGGCGAGGCCGTTCCTGGCGGATGCGGATCTGGTGCTCAAGGCAGCACAGGACCGTGCCGACGAGATCAATACCTGCATCGGCTGTAACCAGGCCTGTCTGGACCACACCTTCAGCGGCAAGCTGACCTCGTGCCTGGTTAACCCTCGTGCCTGCCATGAAACCGAGCTTACCTACGTTAAAACGGCGACGCCCAAAACCATCGCCGTTGTGGGTGCCGGCCCTGCCGGGCTGGCGTTTGCCACCGTAGCGGCAGAGCGCGGCCACAAGGTCACACTGTTTGATGCCGGCAGCGAAGTGGGTGGGCAGTTCAATGTGGCCAAGCTGATTCCGGGCAAGGAAGAGTTCTATGAAACCCTGCGTTATTACCGGGTGATGCTGGACAAGCACGGAGTGGATGTTCGCCTGAATACCCGTGTAGATGTGGAGGACCTGAAGGCTGGCGGATTTGATCACGTGGTCCTGGCCAGCGGTGTCAGTCCTCGCACGCCTGACATTGAGGGTGTGGATCACCCCAAGGTGATCGGTTACCTGGATGCCCTGTTGGGGCGGAAGCCGGTAGGTCAGAAGGTGGCGGTGATTGGCGCCGGCGGGATCGGCTTCGATGTCTCTGAGTTTATCGTTCACAAGGGGTCGTCCGCGGCGCTGGATCCGGAGCACTTCATGCGGGAATGGGGCGTGGACCTGAGCGTTGAGCATCGCGGGGGTATCCAGGGCATGGAGCCCGAGGTGCCGGAGCCGGCCCGTGAGGTGTATCTGCTGCAACGCAAGACCTCCAAGGTTGGCAAGAACCTGGGCAAGACCACCGGCTGGATCCACCGTACCTCCCTGAAAAATCGCCAGGTCCAGATGGTGCCGGGGGTCAGCTACCGCAAGATTGACGACGAGGGGCTGCATATCACCGTGACCCCGAAAGGGGCAGAGCAGGGCGAAGACCGGGTGTTACCAGTAGATACCATCGTGATCTGTGCCGGTCAGGAGCCGCTGCGTGAGTTGCAGGGCGGTCTGGAAGCGGCGGGCGTGCAGGTTCATTTGATCGGTGGCGCCGATGTGGCCGCGGAGCTGGACGCCAAGCGCGCTATTGACCAGGGTAGTCGCCTGGCAGCCGAGCTCTGA
- a CDS encoding DNA repair protein, producing the protein MGSADQANDGYSAVFFMDGSNVSRQMRASEFGAFLDGYVGLSDLADTDVKAVYVLLGKDLLVRSLVFFRIYFDEEGRADSNWNLPVEKLAKKGAKGPDMGAGPIRLVCRSQCPKSANAEELWDPDMTPGSNHFQAIRRALEANSLKLRKVEPAAEEDIPVLGEDARSAEDTEALNDRARLAQVIREQRLRIKTLQSVHRDALSDIQRENRHEMQALRNEMAELQQKFERQKLSSEQLKKRLAERNEQYLSMQEQIAGGDERKQREDATSDAEVVLLREQLERRQRELEIRDEKIVALEQENHDLRHQTPTENSVMEHLQNQSVFLVAYHPGVGHITLPYNDIETYFRNPVAYAAERCGLNEPAYKQWLEHYEKPVCHHQDDDGTPCDEPVMRVSQPADFRAGIDDRCEKHQPQAEN; encoded by the coding sequence ATGGGGTCTGCCGACCAGGCAAATGATGGTTATTCGGCGGTATTTTTCATGGATGGCAGCAATGTGTCGCGGCAGATGCGTGCGTCGGAGTTCGGTGCCTTTCTGGATGGCTACGTAGGGCTGTCTGACCTGGCGGATACCGACGTCAAGGCGGTGTACGTGCTCCTGGGCAAGGACCTTCTGGTGCGCTCTCTGGTGTTTTTCCGCATCTATTTCGATGAGGAGGGCCGGGCTGACAGCAACTGGAACCTGCCGGTAGAGAAGCTGGCGAAAAAGGGGGCCAAGGGTCCTGATATGGGTGCCGGCCCGATTCGCCTGGTATGCCGCAGTCAGTGCCCCAAGTCCGCTAATGCGGAGGAACTCTGGGATCCGGACATGACGCCGGGAAGTAACCATTTTCAGGCCATTCGCCGCGCCCTGGAAGCCAATAGCCTGAAGCTGCGGAAAGTGGAGCCAGCGGCCGAGGAAGACATTCCCGTGCTGGGTGAGGACGCCCGCTCCGCGGAAGACACGGAGGCGCTTAATGACCGCGCACGCCTGGCCCAGGTTATCCGTGAGCAACGGCTTCGCATCAAGACCCTGCAAAGCGTTCACCGGGATGCCCTGTCTGACATTCAGCGGGAAAATCGCCATGAGATGCAGGCATTACGTAACGAAATGGCTGAGCTTCAGCAGAAGTTCGAACGCCAGAAACTCAGCAGTGAGCAGCTGAAAAAGCGTCTGGCCGAGCGCAATGAACAGTATTTGTCGATGCAGGAGCAGATTGCTGGCGGTGATGAGCGCAAGCAGCGTGAGGATGCCACGTCCGATGCAGAGGTTGTGTTATTACGGGAGCAATTGGAACGTCGCCAGCGGGAACTGGAAATCCGGGACGAGAAAATTGTGGCGCTCGAGCAGGAAAATCACGACCTACGTCACCAGACACCCACCGAAAATTCGGTCATGGAGCACTTGCAGAACCAGTCGGTATTTCTGGTGGCCTACCACCCCGGGGTTGGGCATATCACTCTGCCGTATAATGATATCGAAACCTATTTCCGCAACCCGGTGGCCTATGCCGCGGAACGTTGTGGTCTGAATGAACCTGCCTACAAGCAGTGGCTGGAGCATTACGAAAAACCCGTCTGCCACCATCAGGATGATGACGGAACCCCCTGTGACGAACCGGTAATGAGGGTCAGCCAGCCCGCCGACTTCCGGGCGGGAATCGATGATCGCTGTGAAAAGCACCAGCCGCAGGCTGAGAATTAA